In one Lycium barbarum isolate Lr01 chromosome 7, ASM1917538v2, whole genome shotgun sequence genomic region, the following are encoded:
- the LOC132602842 gene encoding peptidyl-tRNA hydrolase, mitochondrial-like isoform X2: MSVRMMMNEVLRRRNLCTCSPQPWLFVGLGNPGDKYKGTRHNVGFEMLDAFAESQGIHMETVHCKAMFGKGFVNDIPVLLAKPLTYMNLSGESTGPLAAYYKLPLNRVVVFHDDMDLPCGVLRVHPEGGHYRHNGLKSVIYHFRGNREFPRLRIGIGRPPGQMDPKAFKLQKFNATARERIDAALREGEHALEQVLAKGFSESSKCFNTMQKYKHIRLQTLPT; encoded by the exons ATGTCTGTTAGAATGATG ATGAATGAGGTGCTTAGAAGGCGCAACTTGTGCACTTGTTCTCCTCAGCCGTGGCTCTTTGTTGGGTTAGGCAATCCTGGGGATAAATACAAGGGAACAAGACACAAT GTTGGCTTTGAAATGCTTGATGCATTCGCAGAGTCGCAAGGGATTCATATGGAGACAGTACATTGTAAAGCTATGTTTGGAAAAG GTTTTGTCAATGACATTCCAGTTCTCCTTGCAAAGCCACTAACTTATATGAATTTGAGTGGTGAATCT ACTGGCCCTCTTGCAGCATATTACAAGCTCCCTCTCAATCGTGTGGTTGTG TTTCATGATGACATGGATTTACCATGTGGGGTTCTTCGTGTTCACCCCGAGGGAGGTCATTACAGACATAACGG GTTGAAGAGCGTGATTTATCATTTTCGTGGAAATCGAGAGTTTCCTCGGTTAAGAATAG GTATTGGAAGACCTCCCGGTCAGATGGATCCCAAAGCATTCAAGCTTCAAAAGTTTAATGCAACTGCAAGAGAACGA ATTGATGCTGCATTACGGGAAGGAGAACATGCATTGGAGCAAGTCTTAGCCAAAGGCTTCTCTGAAAGTTCTAAATGCTTCAATACAATGCAGAAGTACAAGCACATAAGATTGCAGACATTGCCAACTTGA
- the LOC132602842 gene encoding peptidyl-tRNA hydrolase, mitochondrial-like isoform X1 translates to MLHISLFSFLWLIRKWKIDNVRGMSSDISSPKNYMMNEVLRRRNLCTCSPQPWLFVGLGNPGDKYKGTRHNVGFEMLDAFAESQGIHMETVHCKAMFGKGFVNDIPVLLAKPLTYMNLSGESTGPLAAYYKLPLNRVVVFHDDMDLPCGVLRVHPEGGHYRHNGLKSVIYHFRGNREFPRLRIGIGRPPGQMDPKAFKLQKFNATARERIDAALREGEHALEQVLAKGFSESSKCFNTMQKYKHIRLQTLPT, encoded by the exons ATGCTACATATCTCTTTATTCTCTTTTCTATGGTTGATACGAAAATGGAAAATTGACAATGTCCGAGGCATGTCAAGCGACATCTCTTCGCCGAAAAATTACATG ATGAATGAGGTGCTTAGAAGGCGCAACTTGTGCACTTGTTCTCCTCAGCCGTGGCTCTTTGTTGGGTTAGGCAATCCTGGGGATAAATACAAGGGAACAAGACACAAT GTTGGCTTTGAAATGCTTGATGCATTCGCAGAGTCGCAAGGGATTCATATGGAGACAGTACATTGTAAAGCTATGTTTGGAAAAG GTTTTGTCAATGACATTCCAGTTCTCCTTGCAAAGCCACTAACTTATATGAATTTGAGTGGTGAATCT ACTGGCCCTCTTGCAGCATATTACAAGCTCCCTCTCAATCGTGTGGTTGTG TTTCATGATGACATGGATTTACCATGTGGGGTTCTTCGTGTTCACCCCGAGGGAGGTCATTACAGACATAACGG GTTGAAGAGCGTGATTTATCATTTTCGTGGAAATCGAGAGTTTCCTCGGTTAAGAATAG GTATTGGAAGACCTCCCGGTCAGATGGATCCCAAAGCATTCAAGCTTCAAAAGTTTAATGCAACTGCAAGAGAACGA ATTGATGCTGCATTACGGGAAGGAGAACATGCATTGGAGCAAGTCTTAGCCAAAGGCTTCTCTGAAAGTTCTAAATGCTTCAATACAATGCAGAAGTACAAGCACATAAGATTGCAGACATTGCCAACTTGA
- the LOC132602842 gene encoding peptidyl-tRNA hydrolase, mitochondrial-like isoform X3, whose amino-acid sequence MNEVLRRRNLCTCSPQPWLFVGLGNPGDKYKGTRHNVGFEMLDAFAESQGIHMETVHCKAMFGKGFVNDIPVLLAKPLTYMNLSGESTGPLAAYYKLPLNRVVVFHDDMDLPCGVLRVHPEGGHYRHNGLKSVIYHFRGNREFPRLRIGIGRPPGQMDPKAFKLQKFNATARERIDAALREGEHALEQVLAKGFSESSKCFNTMQKYKHIRLQTLPT is encoded by the exons ATGAATGAGGTGCTTAGAAGGCGCAACTTGTGCACTTGTTCTCCTCAGCCGTGGCTCTTTGTTGGGTTAGGCAATCCTGGGGATAAATACAAGGGAACAAGACACAAT GTTGGCTTTGAAATGCTTGATGCATTCGCAGAGTCGCAAGGGATTCATATGGAGACAGTACATTGTAAAGCTATGTTTGGAAAAG GTTTTGTCAATGACATTCCAGTTCTCCTTGCAAAGCCACTAACTTATATGAATTTGAGTGGTGAATCT ACTGGCCCTCTTGCAGCATATTACAAGCTCCCTCTCAATCGTGTGGTTGTG TTTCATGATGACATGGATTTACCATGTGGGGTTCTTCGTGTTCACCCCGAGGGAGGTCATTACAGACATAACGG GTTGAAGAGCGTGATTTATCATTTTCGTGGAAATCGAGAGTTTCCTCGGTTAAGAATAG GTATTGGAAGACCTCCCGGTCAGATGGATCCCAAAGCATTCAAGCTTCAAAAGTTTAATGCAACTGCAAGAGAACGA ATTGATGCTGCATTACGGGAAGGAGAACATGCATTGGAGCAAGTCTTAGCCAAAGGCTTCTCTGAAAGTTCTAAATGCTTCAATACAATGCAGAAGTACAAGCACATAAGATTGCAGACATTGCCAACTTGA
- the LOC132602844 gene encoding diacylglycerol kinase 7-like isoform X1 has protein sequence MGSSELTTTNLSLSSTTASSTRSSSSSSVIDSIWGCTGSTIHKEDLRKRITIPEYLRVAMREAIINKDVDSVKRHYDMAYADGSETPIASESPIVVFINAKSGGRHGPELKARLQDLMGEEQLGSSEYFWSSLSNATKLQRVTLNLVDTEHQQEIEEDFGDSSFMYCMVNLAIQK, from the exons ATGGGTTCGTCGGAGTTAACGACGACAAATTTATCATTATCATCAACGACGGCATCATCAActagatcatcatcatcatcatctgttATAGATTCAATATGGGGATGTACAGGTTCAACAATACACAAAGAAGATTTACGAAAACGTATTACAATACCTGAATATTTAAGAGTAGCAATGAGAGAAGCGATTATAAACAAAGATGTTGATTCTGTGAAACGGCATTATGATATGGCTTACGCTGATGGATCGGAAACTCCTATTGCATCGGAATCTCCGATCGTTGTGTTTATTAATGCTAAGAGTGGTGGGAGACATGGACCGGAATTGAAAGCCAGGTTGCAGGATCTCATGGGTGAAGAACAG CTAGGGTCCTCTGAATATTTTTGGAGTTCACTGAGTAATGCCACTAAGCTACAAAGGGTTACTCTGAATTTGGTAGACACAGAGCATCAACAAGAGATTGAAGAAGATTTCGGAGACAGTTCCTTTATGTATTGTATGGTCAATTTGGCTATACAGAAATAG
- the LOC132602844 gene encoding diacylglycerol kinase 7-like isoform X2: MGSSELTTTNLSLSSTTASSTRSSSSSSVIDSIWGCTGSTIHKEDLRKRITIPEYLRVAMREAIINKDVDSVKRHYDMAYADGSETPIASESPIVVFINAKSGGRHGPELKARLQDLMGEEQQRISPPWEVEILDGIIGRGTREFK; this comes from the exons ATGGGTTCGTCGGAGTTAACGACGACAAATTTATCATTATCATCAACGACGGCATCATCAActagatcatcatcatcatcatctgttATAGATTCAATATGGGGATGTACAGGTTCAACAATACACAAAGAAGATTTACGAAAACGTATTACAATACCTGAATATTTAAGAGTAGCAATGAGAGAAGCGATTATAAACAAAGATGTTGATTCTGTGAAACGGCATTATGATATGGCTTACGCTGATGGATCGGAAACTCCTATTGCATCGGAATCTCCGATCGTTGTGTTTATTAATGCTAAGAGTGGTGGGAGACATGGACCGGAATTGAAAGCCAGGTTGCAGGATCTCATGGGTGAAGAACAG CAAAGGATTAGCCCCCCTTGGGAAGTAGAGATTCTTGATGGAATTATTGGAAGGGGAACCAGAGAATTCAAATAA